One region of Bradyrhizobium betae genomic DNA includes:
- a CDS encoding ABC transporter substrate-binding protein encodes MIKRPAPAHTVPAPARRDFLRLAGTTAAGFFALGATSDRMRIVASLTSLSLDDELTRRNMSDGNTTSRLGGLIAGLKQRGWVEGVNYRFEIRSTFGGPDKLKTAVQELIGLKPDVILTGSTIETAAMLGATRTIPIVFATANDPVGNGFVESLARPGGNVTGFTSSTAEMGGKWLQLIKEAVPDIARVGVLYNPATTPRAGRFFLDSVEQEAAAAGVGVVLAPVSAPADIDAAIGRFAAPPKAAMISLVDSFLVINRQAIVATAAKYRVPMIYPFHYFMDAGGLMSYGPTLEVRSADYVDLILRGTKAGDLPVQSPRKYELLINRTVARTLGLTIPFTLLARADEIRE; translated from the coding sequence ATGATCAAGCGGCCTGCTCCTGCCCACACCGTGCCGGCGCCTGCCCGCCGCGATTTCCTCCGCCTTGCAGGTACAACTGCCGCGGGATTCTTCGCGCTCGGCGCAACATCGGATCGCATGCGAATCGTGGCGTCGCTGACCAGCCTGTCGCTCGATGACGAGCTGACCAGAAGGAACATGTCCGACGGCAACACGACCTCTCGCCTCGGCGGCCTCATCGCAGGGTTGAAGCAGCGCGGCTGGGTCGAAGGGGTCAACTACCGCTTCGAGATCCGTTCGACCTTCGGCGGACCGGACAAGCTGAAGACCGCGGTGCAGGAGCTGATCGGGCTCAAGCCGGACGTCATCCTGACCGGCTCGACGATCGAAACCGCGGCGATGCTGGGTGCCACCAGGACGATTCCGATCGTTTTCGCGACCGCAAACGATCCCGTCGGCAACGGCTTTGTGGAAAGTCTCGCACGTCCCGGCGGCAACGTCACCGGCTTCACCAGCAGCACCGCCGAGATGGGCGGCAAATGGCTTCAGCTCATCAAGGAGGCCGTGCCTGATATCGCGCGCGTCGGCGTCCTCTACAATCCGGCGACGACACCGCGCGCCGGCCGCTTCTTCCTCGATTCCGTCGAGCAGGAGGCCGCGGCAGCCGGCGTCGGCGTGGTCCTCGCCCCCGTCAGCGCGCCCGCCGACATCGACGCCGCGATCGGCCGCTTTGCCGCGCCGCCGAAGGCCGCGATGATCTCGCTGGTCGACAGCTTCCTGGTGATCAACCGGCAGGCGATCGTCGCGACAGCCGCGAAATACCGCGTTCCCATGATCTATCCGTTCCACTATTTCATGGATGCGGGCGGCCTGATGAGCTACGGCCCGACGCTCGAAGTGCGCTCGGCCGATTATGTCGACCTGATCCTGCGCGGCACCAAGGCCGGCGATCTGCCGGTGCAATCGCCGCGAAAGTACGAACTGCTGATCAACCGCACGGTCGCCCGCACGCTCGGATTGACCATCCCCTTCACATTGCTCGCGCGCGCCGACGAGATCCGCGAGTGA
- a CDS encoding hybrid sensor histidine kinase/response regulator, giving the protein MNEAVDQEQLRTPPGRLFRKYLVSIVALVFAALAINTGFDVWFSYREQKQLLAATQREQAASAAIQIGQFIGQIENQIRWLSRLPAELSTNEDDRLNAIRLLRLSPAIAEITELDAQGREQVRVSRRVADRVGSKVDLSTSPAFRGANESRAYYGPVYFFGDTEPFMTLATRGTGPAPNVVVAEVNLRFIWDLVAGIRVGNTGKTYVVDRKGVLIAHPDLWPALRRSDLSGHADVRAALDGVGPSSNGLVKEDLSGQRVLSTYATVPSLGWVVFVELPLTEAYAPIYASIGRSTFLLVILLAIAVLVSLFLSRRMTVPIQMLTQGAKRIGSGDLGLRLAIKTGDELEALGDQFNRMAAHLRDSYATLERKVIERTSELEKARDHALAEHDSAERARGVAVAANQTKSRFLAVVSHELRTPLNGVMGVLQLLDDGSLGDAERRHLATAAASGETLIALVDAILEYARLEASTETLETRDFRLHQLIETAVDLMRPQAFAKGLTFDLAFDETINTSVHGDPVRLNRILLNLIGNAIKFTPRGGIALKATAERHVDDVLLHVTVRDTGIGIAPDMHERIFDDFVQADDSIARRFGGTGLGLAIARRLTGLMRGELTVESTPGAGSTFTLNVPLGHAASGIAQGALPPPSRQLRVLLVDDDPVNCEVGEAILNRLGHHPTIARNGASAIALAREQAFDVILMDLHMPDMDGVEAASRIGKLGLPKTPRIIAVTADVSRSARERLAGAGITRIVGKPILINALREAIEDTPDAPAAAQLAAGALIDRHFLDDQKELLGPAQIAKLHLLLEETSDKLIEDIAKAAATGDHKQLARSAHQLGSAASALGLVRLFERCREVEEAANSMSRPECQSAARQLAALRDASMNALDDLLAPAEQRSIN; this is encoded by the coding sequence GTGAACGAAGCGGTCGACCAGGAGCAGTTGCGGACGCCTCCGGGCCGGCTGTTCCGAAAATACCTCGTCTCGATCGTCGCACTCGTCTTTGCCGCCCTCGCCATCAACACAGGCTTCGACGTCTGGTTCTCCTATCGCGAGCAGAAGCAGCTGCTCGCGGCGACGCAGCGCGAGCAGGCCGCATCCGCGGCGATCCAGATCGGCCAGTTCATCGGCCAGATCGAGAACCAGATCCGATGGCTCTCGCGCCTGCCCGCGGAGCTGTCGACCAACGAAGACGATCGCCTCAACGCCATCCGCCTGCTGCGCCTCTCACCCGCGATCGCGGAGATTACCGAACTCGACGCGCAAGGCCGCGAGCAGGTGCGCGTGTCGCGTCGCGTCGCGGACAGGGTCGGCAGCAAGGTCGACCTCTCCACCTCGCCGGCCTTCCGCGGCGCCAACGAAAGCCGGGCCTATTACGGACCGGTCTACTTCTTCGGCGACACCGAGCCGTTCATGACGCTCGCCACGCGCGGGACCGGCCCCGCGCCGAATGTGGTCGTCGCCGAAGTCAATCTGCGCTTCATCTGGGACCTCGTCGCCGGGATCAGGGTCGGTAACACCGGCAAGACCTATGTGGTCGACCGCAAGGGCGTGCTGATCGCGCATCCCGATCTGTGGCCGGCGCTGCGCCGCTCCGATCTCTCCGGCCACGCCGACGTGCGCGCCGCGCTCGACGGTGTGGGGCCGTCCTCGAACGGCCTGGTCAAGGAGGACCTGTCGGGCCAGCGCGTGCTGTCGACCTATGCGACGGTCCCCTCGCTTGGCTGGGTGGTGTTCGTCGAGCTGCCGCTCACGGAAGCCTATGCACCGATCTACGCGTCGATCGGACGCTCGACGTTTCTCCTGGTCATCCTGCTCGCGATCGCGGTTCTGGTGTCGCTCTTCCTCAGCCGGCGCATGACCGTGCCGATCCAGATGCTGACGCAAGGCGCCAAACGGATCGGCAGCGGTGATCTCGGCCTGCGGCTCGCGATCAAGACCGGCGACGAGCTGGAGGCGCTCGGCGATCAGTTCAACCGGATGGCCGCGCATCTGCGCGACTCCTACGCCACGCTCGAGCGCAAGGTGATCGAGCGGACCTCCGAGCTCGAGAAGGCCCGCGACCACGCCCTCGCCGAACATGACTCAGCCGAACGCGCGCGCGGCGTTGCGGTTGCCGCCAACCAGACCAAGTCGCGTTTCCTCGCCGTCGTCAGCCACGAGCTGCGCACGCCGCTGAACGGCGTCATGGGGGTGCTGCAACTGCTCGATGACGGCAGCCTCGGCGACGCCGAGCGCCGACATCTGGCGACCGCGGCGGCGTCGGGCGAGACGCTGATCGCGCTGGTCGACGCCATCCTGGAATATGCCCGCCTGGAGGCCAGCACGGAGACGCTGGAAACGCGCGACTTCCGCCTCCACCAGCTGATCGAGACCGCCGTGGACCTGATGCGGCCGCAGGCCTTCGCCAAGGGCCTGACATTCGACCTCGCCTTCGACGAAACGATCAACACATCGGTGCATGGCGATCCTGTCAGGCTCAACCGCATCCTGCTCAACCTGATCGGCAACGCGATCAAGTTCACCCCGCGCGGCGGAATTGCCTTGAAGGCGACGGCCGAGCGGCACGTCGATGACGTGCTGCTGCACGTCACCGTCCGCGACACCGGCATCGGCATCGCGCCCGACATGCACGAGCGCATCTTCGACGATTTCGTCCAGGCCGACGACAGCATCGCGCGGCGGTTCGGCGGCACCGGGCTTGGCCTTGCGATCGCGCGGCGCCTCACGGGCCTGATGCGCGGCGAACTGACCGTGGAGAGCACGCCGGGCGCGGGCAGCACCTTCACGCTTAACGTGCCGCTCGGCCATGCCGCGAGCGGCATCGCGCAAGGTGCGCTTCCGCCGCCGTCGCGGCAGCTCCGCGTGCTGCTGGTCGACGACGATCCCGTCAATTGCGAGGTCGGCGAAGCGATCCTGAATCGGCTCGGCCATCACCCCACCATCGCGCGCAACGGCGCCTCGGCCATCGCGCTCGCCCGCGAGCAGGCCTTCGACGTCATCCTGATGGATCTGCACATGCCCGACATGGACGGCGTCGAGGCGGCCTCACGGATCGGCAAGCTCGGCCTGCCGAAGACGCCGCGCATCATCGCCGTCACCGCCGACGTGTCGCGCAGCGCCCGCGAGCGGCTCGCGGGCGCCGGCATCACCAGGATTGTCGGCAAGCCGATCCTGATCAATGCGCTGCGCGAGGCGATCGAAGACACCCCGGACGCGCCGGCAGCAGCGCAACTCGCCGCAGGTGCGTTGATCGACCGGCATTTCCTCGACGACCAGAAGGAGCTGCTGGGTCCGGCGCAAATCGCAAAGCTGCACCTATTGCTAGAAGAGACCAGCGACAAGCTGATCGAGGACATCGCCAAGGCCGCGGCGACCGGCGATCACAAGCAGCTTGCGCGCTCCGCGCACCAGCTCGGCAGCGCCGCCAGCGCGCTCGGCCTCGTCCGCCTGTTCGAGCGCTGCCGCGAGGTCGAGGAGGCCGCCAACTCGATGTCCCGGCCCGAGTGCCAAAGCGCCGCACGCCAGCTCGCCGCGCTTCGCGATGCTTCGATGAATGCGCTGGATGATCTGCTTGCCCCTGCCGAGCAGCGGTCGATCAACTAG
- a CDS encoding LysR family transcriptional regulator produces the protein MDKVGSLRAFVKVVESGSFAEAGRQLRLSRSAISKYIADLEGSLGVQLLNRTTRHASPTEIGQRYFERAVVILSEIEAADQAVTQAQSVPRGLLRVNAPMSFGTMRLGPVLADFMASHGELQLQIVLSDDLLDPVQDGFDVTLRIAELESSSLIARKIMPVARMICASPDYLARHGTPKHPQDLREHVSLTYGFLLTGNQWKLTGGDGDHWIQPAWTLCVNNAEVLRDVAIKGRGLALLPDFIAADALKKGELRTVLDDYSAPPLALYAVYPPTRHLSVKVRLFIDFLVERFGGVAAS, from the coding sequence ATGGATAAGGTTGGCAGCCTCCGGGCCTTCGTGAAGGTGGTCGAAAGTGGCAGCTTTGCCGAGGCCGGCCGCCAGCTGCGGCTGTCGCGCTCGGCGATCAGCAAGTACATCGCCGACCTCGAGGGAAGCCTTGGCGTCCAGCTGCTGAACCGGACCACCCGCCACGCCAGCCCGACCGAGATCGGCCAGCGCTATTTCGAGCGCGCCGTCGTGATCCTGTCGGAGATCGAGGCCGCCGACCAGGCGGTGACGCAGGCCCAGTCGGTGCCGCGCGGGCTGCTCCGCGTCAACGCGCCGATGTCGTTCGGCACCATGCGGCTGGGTCCCGTGCTCGCTGATTTCATGGCGAGCCATGGCGAGCTTCAGCTCCAGATCGTGCTGAGCGACGATCTGCTCGATCCCGTGCAGGACGGCTTTGACGTGACGCTGCGGATCGCGGAGCTGGAATCCTCCAGCCTGATCGCGCGAAAAATCATGCCGGTCGCGCGCATGATCTGCGCGTCGCCGGATTATCTCGCAAGACACGGCACGCCAAAGCATCCGCAGGATCTGCGCGAGCATGTGTCGCTAACCTACGGCTTCCTGCTCACCGGCAACCAGTGGAAGCTCACCGGCGGCGATGGCGACCACTGGATCCAGCCGGCCTGGACACTCTGCGTCAACAATGCCGAAGTGCTGCGCGACGTCGCGATCAAGGGCAGGGGGCTCGCGCTGCTGCCGGACTTCATCGCCGCCGACGCGTTGAAGAAGGGCGAGCTGCGTACGGTGCTCGACGATTATTCCGCGCCGCCGCTCGCGCTCTATGCGGTCTATCCGCCGACGCGACATCTGTCGGTGAAGGTGCGGCTGTTCATCGATTTTCTGGTGGAGCGGTTTGGGGGAGTAGCGGCTAGTTGA
- a CDS encoding ring-cleaving dioxygenase, with translation MSGLHHVTAIAGDPIRNFGFYTRDLGLRFVKKTVNFDDPGTYHFYYGDETGRPGTILTFFPWAGAAPGRRGVGETHQTAFRVPQRSLGYWTQRFTEKGIAYEALEKRFGESVLPFTDPDGMALALVGIPGAENEPGWSNGEVPAEHAIRGFHGVTLLLDSAAKTAAVLTDVFGFKETGREGSVIRFKAPGDVEGSVVDIYEAKGFLRGHQGGGSVHHIAFRAADDAEQGKMAQKLVSNHGLHPTEQRDRNYFRSIYFREPGGVLFEIATDIPGFAVDEPVATLGRDLKLPSFLEQHRKQIEGVLPSLEESVS, from the coding sequence ATGTCTGGACTGCACCACGTCACCGCGATTGCCGGCGACCCCATCCGCAATTTCGGCTTCTACACCCGGGATCTCGGCCTGCGCTTCGTCAAGAAGACGGTCAATTTCGACGATCCCGGCACCTACCATTTCTACTATGGCGACGAGACCGGCCGCCCCGGCACCATCCTGACCTTCTTCCCCTGGGCTGGCGCGGCCCCCGGACGTCGCGGCGTCGGCGAGACCCATCAGACTGCCTTCCGTGTGCCGCAGCGCTCGCTGGGCTATTGGACGCAGCGCTTCACCGAGAAGGGCATCGCCTACGAGGCGCTGGAGAAGCGTTTTGGCGAGTCCGTGCTGCCGTTCACCGACCCTGACGGCATGGCGCTGGCGCTGGTCGGCATACCCGGCGCCGAGAACGAACCCGGCTGGAGCAATGGCGAGGTGCCGGCCGAGCACGCGATCCGCGGCTTCCACGGCGTGACCCTGCTGCTCGACAGCGCGGCGAAGACGGCTGCCGTCCTCACCGACGTGTTCGGCTTCAAGGAAACCGGCCGCGAAGGCTCCGTGATCCGCTTCAAGGCGCCGGGCGATGTCGAGGGCAGCGTCGTCGACATCTACGAGGCCAAGGGTTTTCTGCGCGGGCATCAGGGCGGCGGCTCGGTGCACCACATCGCGTTCCGCGCGGCTGACGATGCCGAGCAGGGCAAGATGGCGCAAAAGCTCGTGAGCAATCACGGCCTGCATCCGACCGAGCAGCGCGACCGCAACTACTTCCGCTCGATCTACTTCCGCGAACCCGGCGGCGTGCTGTTCGAGATCGCGACCGACATCCCCGGCTTCGCCGTCGACGAGCCCGTCGCGACGCTGGGACGGGACCTGAAGCTGCCAAGCTTCCTCGAGCAACACCGCAAGCAGATCGAGGGCGTGCTGCCGAGCCTGGAAGAGAGCGTGTCATGA
- a CDS encoding alpha/beta hydrolase — protein sequence MTESAFIHHYEPATSAGSPPLLLLHGTGGDENDLLGLGKMISPGSALLSPRGRVLEHGMPRFFRRLAEGVFDEEDVRRRALELGDFVTEARKQYGIAAPVAVGFSNGANIAAALLLLKPDVLSGAILLRAMVPLSDPPKAELNGKPILLLSGQTDPIVPASNSAKLATLLSEAGARVEHKVLPSGHQLSQADVTLARGWIGKVDAKAA from the coding sequence ATGACCGAGAGTGCATTCATCCACCATTACGAGCCCGCGACCAGCGCGGGCTCTCCCCCGCTCCTGCTGCTGCACGGCACCGGCGGCGACGAGAACGACCTGCTGGGCCTCGGCAAGATGATCTCGCCCGGCTCCGCTCTGCTCTCGCCGCGCGGCCGCGTGCTCGAGCACGGCATGCCGCGCTTCTTCCGCCGTCTCGCGGAAGGCGTGTTCGATGAGGAAGACGTGCGCCGGCGTGCGCTCGAGCTTGGCGACTTCGTCACGGAGGCACGGAAGCAGTACGGCATCGCCGCGCCTGTGGCCGTAGGTTTCTCCAACGGCGCCAACATCGCAGCGGCGCTGTTGCTGCTTAAACCGGACGTGCTATCAGGTGCGATCCTGCTGCGCGCCATGGTGCCGCTGTCGGATCCGCCGAAGGCGGAGCTCAATGGCAAGCCGATCCTGCTGTTGTCCGGACAGACCGATCCGATCGTGCCGGCGAGCAATTCGGCAAAGCTGGCGACGTTGTTGTCGGAAGCCGGTGCACGTGTCGAGCACAAGGTGCTGCCATCAGGTCATCAACTGTCGCAAGCCGACGTGACGCTGGCGCGAGGCTGGATCGGCAAGGTCGACGCCAAGGCGGCTTGA
- a CDS encoding methyl-accepting chemotaxis protein — protein MIKINRIGNKLGAVGILGVVLAGGMLVNQMMSEVSIVRSNQRADAQETIANHALEANVGLRRMQLSVRDLRLSTTSADVEKHGKALNEAFARAKKELGIALERVVRPENRERLVNIDALMAQYHKAATELADTQTKIFAVLEKRNALSTSWAKAMDDAMASPALAAATNRVEIEKTLFEADSMFNAVRAATWRFASKGEEAQKKAIEARGVRLTSALGKAAKVAADSKELSAFVDTLSADAKGFASATAEALQLEIVKKDMVEVQTLPRASRAIELMRTAVDIAEKMAAEAKEQATADLTQANRVAFAAAIAVIISLIGAVIFTFVGVARPLTRLNGALTKLADGELNVEIPGSNRGDEVGDIAKTVVVIGRNAEQKARDEAEAQARQQQMVAQQRKADMIKMADDFEGAVGEIVDTVSSASTELEASASTLTATAERAQDLTAAVAAASEEASTNVQSVASATEELTSSVVEISRQVQESARMANEAVDQARRTNDRVSELSRAASRIGDVVELISSIAGQTNLLALNATIEAARAGEAGRGFAVVASEVKALAEQTAKATGEISQQIDGIQRATQDSVGAIKEISGTIEKLSEISATIASAVEEQGAATQEISRNVQQAAVGTQEVSSNITDVQHGATETGSASTQVFAAAKSLSGDSNRLKLEVGKFLSTVRSA, from the coding sequence ATGATCAAGATCAATCGCATCGGCAACAAGCTTGGCGCGGTCGGAATACTCGGCGTCGTGCTCGCGGGCGGAATGCTCGTCAATCAGATGATGTCCGAAGTGTCGATTGTGCGGTCGAACCAGCGAGCCGACGCCCAGGAGACGATTGCCAATCACGCGCTGGAGGCCAATGTCGGGCTGCGAAGAATGCAGCTGTCGGTCCGCGACCTCCGCCTGTCGACGACGTCCGCCGACGTGGAGAAGCACGGAAAGGCGCTGAACGAAGCGTTTGCCAGGGCAAAGAAGGAGCTGGGGATTGCGCTCGAACGCGTCGTCCGGCCCGAGAACAGGGAACGATTGGTCAACATCGACGCGCTCATGGCACAGTATCACAAGGCGGCTACCGAGCTTGCTGATACGCAGACAAAGATCTTCGCCGTCCTGGAGAAAAGGAACGCGCTCAGCACCAGCTGGGCCAAGGCGATGGACGATGCGATGGCGTCGCCCGCGCTGGCGGCAGCGACGAACCGGGTCGAGATCGAGAAGACTCTCTTTGAAGCGGATTCCATGTTCAATGCGGTGCGTGCTGCGACCTGGCGTTTCGCGTCGAAGGGCGAAGAGGCCCAAAAGAAGGCGATTGAGGCCCGCGGCGTACGACTGACCAGTGCGCTCGGAAAGGCGGCAAAGGTTGCTGCCGACTCGAAGGAGTTGTCGGCCTTTGTCGATACACTTTCAGCAGACGCGAAAGGCTTTGCGTCCGCAACGGCTGAGGCCCTCCAGTTGGAAATCGTCAAGAAGGATATGGTCGAGGTCCAGACGCTTCCGCGCGCCAGTCGGGCCATCGAACTGATGCGAACCGCGGTGGATATCGCCGAGAAAATGGCCGCCGAAGCGAAAGAGCAGGCGACCGCAGATTTGACCCAGGCCAACCGCGTCGCGTTTGCAGCCGCGATTGCCGTCATCATCTCGTTGATCGGCGCGGTGATCTTCACCTTCGTCGGCGTCGCACGGCCGCTGACGCGGCTGAACGGCGCCCTGACGAAATTGGCCGACGGCGAATTGAATGTCGAGATCCCCGGTTCAAACCGTGGTGACGAGGTTGGCGACATCGCCAAGACGGTCGTGGTGATCGGCCGAAATGCCGAGCAGAAAGCGCGCGACGAGGCTGAAGCCCAGGCCCGGCAACAGCAGATGGTCGCGCAGCAGCGCAAGGCCGACATGATCAAGATGGCCGACGACTTCGAAGGGGCGGTCGGCGAGATCGTCGATACGGTCTCATCGGCTTCGACCGAGCTGGAGGCGTCAGCAAGCACGCTGACGGCGACCGCGGAACGCGCCCAGGACCTGACGGCGGCGGTGGCCGCGGCCTCGGAAGAAGCCTCGACCAACGTCCAGTCGGTCGCCTCCGCGACCGAAGAGCTCACCAGTTCGGTGGTCGAAATCAGCCGCCAGGTTCAGGAATCGGCGCGGATGGCCAACGAGGCCGTCGACCAGGCCCGACGAACCAATGATCGGGTATCGGAGCTGTCGCGGGCAGCTTCAAGGATCGGCGATGTCGTCGAGCTGATCAGCTCCATTGCGGGTCAAACCAACCTGCTGGCGCTGAATGCCACGATCGAGGCCGCGCGAGCCGGCGAGGCGGGCCGTGGCTTTGCAGTCGTGGCCTCCGAAGTCAAGGCACTCGCGGAACAGACCGCCAAGGCGACCGGCGAGATCAGCCAGCAGATCGACGGCATCCAGCGTGCTACGCAGGACTCGGTGGGTGCCATCAAGGAGATCAGCGGGACAATCGAAAAGCTCTCGGAGATTTCCGCCACGATCGCCTCGGCCGTCGAAGAGCAGGGCGCCGCGACGCAGGAAATTTCCCGGAACGTGCAACAGGCTGCCGTGGGCACCCAGGAAGTCTCGTCAAACATCACCGACGTTCAGCACGGGGCCACCGAGACGGGATCGGCGTCGACCCAGGTGTTCGCCGCCGCAAAGTCACTGTCGGGTGACAGCAACCGGCTTAAACTCGAGGTTGGGAAATTCCTGAGTACCGTTCGTTCGGCATGA
- a CDS encoding amidase family protein, whose translation MKKPSRREARLAATAVSTGAPANLQLDNASMSEIAQALASGRVTAAALTKAYLARIEAYDRGGPALNAVRALNPDALSIAGKLDETKPSARRPLAGIPILVKDNIATSDTQPTTAGSLALEGARARRDATVVKLLRKAGAVILGKANLTEFANILAADMPAGYSSLGGQVKNPYAPELMDDRGIPVVLPGGSSAGSAVAVAAGLCAASIGTETSGSLLYPASMNGLVTVKPTVGLVSCAGIVPISHSQDTAGPMTRTVRDAALLLNVLAAKDPLDPATERQRRPADYTADLANDAMKGARIGVPSDADDPLNDRYYGKLPPRSAKVMADAIKVLEDLGAVIVRANMPTPGWIGGPGTSMNVLNRNPLSRHKGNVATPPIVFLYELKRDLNLYLRDWATNTDMKTMADIVAFNAAHAKNALRFGQDLFLAAEMTRGDLSEREYKSARAMDLLSARTRGMDAYMNQHKLDAVLFPGAAGCVIAAKAGYPSVMVPGGFISGADDKDTPDYPLGITFAGRAWSEHKLLRLAYAYEQASNMRKPPPRLSTL comes from the coding sequence ATGAAGAAGCCATCCCGTCGCGAGGCTCGCCTCGCCGCGACTGCTGTCAGCACCGGGGCGCCGGCCAATCTGCAACTCGACAATGCATCCATGAGCGAGATCGCTCAGGCCCTGGCCAGCGGGCGGGTCACGGCGGCGGCGCTGACCAAGGCTTACCTCGCGCGCATCGAAGCCTATGATCGCGGCGGGCCCGCACTCAACGCCGTGCGCGCGCTCAATCCCGATGCGCTGTCGATCGCGGGCAAGCTCGACGAGACAAAACCGTCGGCCAGGCGGCCGCTGGCCGGCATCCCGATCCTCGTGAAGGACAACATCGCGACCTCCGACACGCAGCCGACCACGGCGGGCTCGCTGGCGCTGGAGGGTGCGCGCGCCAGGAGAGACGCCACCGTCGTCAAATTGCTGCGCAAGGCCGGTGCGGTGATCCTGGGCAAGGCAAACCTGACCGAGTTCGCCAACATCCTCGCGGCCGACATGCCTGCGGGCTACTCCTCGCTGGGTGGTCAGGTGAAGAACCCCTATGCGCCGGAGTTGATGGACGATCGCGGCATTCCGGTCGTGCTGCCGGGCGGATCGAGCGCGGGTTCGGCGGTCGCCGTGGCGGCCGGCCTGTGCGCGGCCTCGATCGGCACCGAGACCTCGGGCTCGCTGCTGTATCCCGCCAGCATGAACGGCCTCGTTACCGTGAAGCCGACCGTCGGGCTGGTCAGCTGTGCCGGCATCGTGCCGATCTCGCACAGCCAGGACACCGCCGGGCCGATGACGCGCACCGTGCGTGACGCGGCGTTGCTGCTCAACGTGCTGGCGGCGAAGGACCCGCTCGATCCCGCGACAGAGCGGCAACGGCGGCCGGCCGACTACACCGCCGATCTTGCGAACGACGCGATGAAGGGCGCGCGCATCGGCGTGCCGAGCGACGCGGACGATCCGCTGAACGATCGCTATTACGGCAAGCTGCCGCCCCGATCGGCCAAGGTCATGGCCGACGCGATCAAGGTGCTGGAGGATCTCGGTGCCGTCATCGTGCGTGCCAACATGCCCACACCTGGATGGATCGGCGGACCGGGGACGAGCATGAATGTGCTCAACCGCAATCCGCTGAGCCGTCACAAGGGCAATGTGGCGACGCCGCCGATCGTCTTCCTCTACGAGCTGAAGCGCGATCTCAACCTTTACCTCAGGGATTGGGCGACCAATACCGACATGAAGACCATGGCGGATATCGTGGCTTTCAACGCGGCGCATGCGAAGAACGCGCTGCGTTTCGGCCAGGACCTGTTTCTCGCCGCCGAGATGACCAGAGGCGATCTCAGCGAGCGCGAGTACAAATCGGCTCGGGCCATGGACCTGCTTTCCGCCAGGACGCGCGGCATGGACGCCTACATGAACCAGCACAAGCTCGACGCGGTGCTGTTTCCTGGCGCGGCAGGCTGCGTGATCGCCGCGAAAGCGGGCTATCCCAGCGTCATGGTGCCGGGCGGATTCATCTCGGGGGCCGACGACAAGGACACGCCCGACTATCCGCTCGGCATCACCTTCGCGGGCCGTGCCTGGAGCGAGCACAAGCTGCTGCGTCTGGCCTACGCCTATGAGCAGGCCTCGAACATGCGCAAGCCGCCGCCGCGGTTATCGACGCTTTAG
- a CDS encoding ABC transporter ATP-binding protein — protein MTVAPLLDVKDLEQRYTLPRESLFRPPGQVRALNGVSVQVATGKSLGIVGESGSGKSTFARVVMALERPTSGQVALLGRDLNQISADELRRARRDFQMVFQDPYGSLDPRQTIARIVAEPLTVLGGADRTTFGARVAAVLKQVGLREADMDKYPHEFSGGQRQRIAIARALITQPKLIVADEPVSALDVSVQAQVLNLMQDLQEQFGLSYVLISHDLAVVDYLCDEVAVMYLGRIVEQGRPDDLFERCAHPYTRALLDAVPRARAGGGRRRRGAQAIASQSAVTSGCPYVARCTLADQHCREVLPELRKVGETHLAACHKAEAVMALPQAAMEG, from the coding sequence ATGACGGTGGCGCCGCTTCTCGACGTCAAAGATCTCGAGCAGCGCTACACGCTGCCGCGCGAAAGCCTGTTCCGTCCGCCGGGGCAGGTCCGCGCACTCAACGGCGTCAGCGTGCAGGTGGCCACGGGAAAGAGCCTCGGCATCGTCGGCGAATCCGGTTCCGGCAAGTCCACTTTTGCGCGCGTGGTGATGGCGCTGGAGCGGCCGACGTCGGGGCAGGTCGCGCTGCTCGGGCGCGACCTCAATCAGATCTCCGCCGACGAGCTGCGCCGCGCCCGCCGCGACTTCCAGATGGTGTTCCAGGATCCCTACGGATCGCTCGACCCGCGCCAGACTATCGCGCGTATCGTCGCTGAGCCCTTGACCGTGCTTGGCGGCGCCGACCGCACCACCTTCGGCGCCCGCGTCGCGGCGGTGCTGAAACAGGTCGGCCTGCGCGAGGCGGACATGGACAAATATCCGCACGAATTCTCCGGCGGCCAGCGCCAGCGCATCGCGATCGCGCGTGCGCTGATCACGCAGCCGAAGCTGATCGTCGCCGACGAGCCGGTTTCCGCGCTCGACGTCTCGGTGCAGGCGCAGGTGCTGAACCTGATGCAGGACCTCCAGGAGCAGTTCGGCCTCAGCTACGTCCTGATCAGTCACGACCTCGCCGTGGTCGACTATCTCTGCGACGAGGTCGCGGTGATGTATCTCGGCCGGATCGTCGAGCAGGGACGGCCGGATGATCTGTTCGAGCGCTGCGCCCATCCCTATACGCGGGCGCTATTGGACGCCGTGCCGCGGGCGCGCGCCGGCGGGGGCCGGCGACGGCGCGGGGCCCAGGCGATCGCCTCGCAATCGGCTGTGACGAGCGGGTGTCCCTATGTCGCGCGCTGTACGCTCGCCGACCAGCATTGCCGCGAGGTCCTGCCTGAGCTACGCAAGGTCGGCGAGACGCATCTTGCCGCCTGCCACAAGGCGGAGGCGGTGATGGCGTTGCCGCAAGCGGCCATGGAAGGTTAG